The Bacteroidota bacterium genomic interval CTTCGAGGCCGAGGTGCTTGGGCTCGATCTGCCCGCTGCCCGCCAGGAGGCCGGCGCGCTCGAGGGCATGGCGGAGCTCGCGAATGTTGCCCGGCCAAATGTGGCGCAGGAGAACCTCGAGGGCAGCGGGGCTGAGGTCGCTCGCCTGGCGACCCATGTCCTTGAGAAAGGCTTCGGCGAGGGCCGGAATGTCCTCCTTGCGACCGCGGAGGGGCGGGACCTCGACGTGGATCACGTTCAGGCGGTAGTAGAGGTCCTCGCGGAAACGGCCGGCCGCTGCCTCGTCCGCCAAGGTCTTGTTGGTGGCCGCGACCACGCGCACGTCGACGCGGACGGTCTTGTTCGACCCCAGGGGACGAAACTCGCTCCGCTCGAGGACGCGCAGGAGCTTGACCTGGAGCTCGAGGCTCATTTCGCCGATCTCGTCGAGGAAGAGGGTGCCGCCGTCTGCGATCTCGAAGAGGCCCTTGTGGTCTTCGCTGGCCCCCGTGAAGGCCCCGCGCTTGTGGCCGAAGAGCTCGGACTCGAAGAGCGCGGGCGGGATCGCGGCGCAGTTGACCGTCACCATGCGACTTTGGTGGCGTCCGCTGGCCTCGTGGAGGCTCCGGGCCACGAGCTCCTTGCCCG includes:
- a CDS encoding sigma 54-interacting transcriptional regulator → GKELVARSLHEASGRHQSRMVTVNCAAIPPALFESELFGHKRGAFTGASEDHKGLFEIADGGTLFLDEIGEMSLELQVKLLRVLERSEFRPLGSNKTVRVDVRVVAATNKTLADEAAAGRFREDLYYRLNVIHVEVPPLRGRKEDIPALAEAFLKDMGRQASDLSPAALEVLLRHIWPGNIRELRHALERAGLLAGSGQIEPKHLGLE